The following coding sequences are from one Synergistaceae bacterium window:
- a CDS encoding rubrerythrin family protein — translation MNLKGTKTEKNLWEAFAGESMARNKYTYFASVAKKEGYEQIAAIFLETAENEREHAKLQFKALSGISDTLANLHSAAQGENDEWTEMYPRMAKEAREEGFNELAAMFENIAKVEMEHEARYKKLANDIAEGRVFIRDGKVSWKCRNCGAIFELSKAPQICLVCKHPQAYFEVKPKEE, via the coding sequence ATGAATCTTAAGGGAACTAAAACAGAGAAGAACCTTTGGGAAGCTTTTGCCGGAGAATCTATGGCACGCAATAAATATACGTATTTTGCTTCAGTGGCAAAAAAAGAAGGTTATGAGCAAATAGCAGCAATTTTCTTAGAAACGGCAGAAAATGAAAGAGAACACGCTAAATTACAATTTAAAGCACTTTCTGGAATATCTGATACTTTGGCAAACCTACATTCGGCCGCCCAAGGTGAGAACGATGAATGGACAGAAATGTATCCTCGAATGGCTAAGGAAGCTAGAGAAGAAGGATTTAATGAATTAGCAGCAATGTTCGAAAATATTGCTAAGGTAGAAATGGAACACGAAGCAAGATATAAAAAACTAGCAAATGATATTGCAGAAGGCAGAGTTTTTATAAGAGACGGAAAAGTTTCATGGAAATGTCGTAACTGTGGAGCAATTTTCGAATTAAGCAAAGCACCTCAAATTTGCTTAGTTTGTAAACATCCTCAGGCATATTTTGAAGTAAAGCCAAAAGAAGAATAA
- the ribF gene encoding riboflavin biosynthesis protein RibF → MIFALGAFDGFHIGHQKLLEKARLRAEEKKIKWGVLTFDGNPQQFLNKSKLPQLFSDEEKDLLSQYFEIPTVVKIPFTRTIANLSPDDFLDFLSIKEKIEGLVIGENFRFGKDRTGGSIELNRLCKERNWSLDVVKNVRIENKIVSSTAIREYVLLGLLDEAKTMLGIPFFLSGAVKKGDSRGKSLGFPTANIKINPNKAYPTRGSYAALTFIKNKWHPVALNLGYNTTFVDNQILSCEAHILDFNENLYGKNIIIFLINKFRNEIKFDSKENFKKQLEEDIKYVRSVFTSYFKKNLTIFQKFTHNCFDM, encoded by the coding sequence ATGATATTTGCATTAGGAGCTTTTGACGGGTTTCATATAGGGCATCAAAAGCTTTTAGAAAAAGCCCGCTTAAGAGCAGAAGAAAAAAAAATTAAATGGGGAGTCTTAACTTTTGACGGCAATCCACAGCAATTTCTTAATAAATCAAAACTACCTCAACTGTTTTCAGATGAGGAAAAAGATTTGTTGTCTCAATATTTTGAGATACCTACAGTAGTAAAAATCCCATTTACAAGGACTATTGCGAATCTATCACCAGATGATTTTTTAGATTTTCTAAGTATTAAAGAAAAAATAGAAGGACTTGTCATAGGAGAGAACTTCAGGTTTGGTAAAGACAGAACAGGTGGTTCCATTGAGTTGAATCGTCTGTGCAAAGAAAGAAATTGGTCTCTTGATGTTGTTAAAAACGTTAGAATAGAAAATAAAATAGTAAGCAGTACTGCCATCAGAGAATATGTATTATTGGGATTGTTGGACGAAGCAAAAACAATGCTTGGAATTCCCTTCTTTCTTAGCGGAGCGGTAAAAAAAGGAGACTCTAGGGGAAAGTCATTGGGGTTCCCAACAGCAAACATAAAAATAAACCCAAATAAAGCATATCCTACCCGAGGAAGTTATGCAGCCTTAACATTTATAAAGAATAAATGGCATCCTGTAGCACTTAATTTGGGTTATAACACGACTTTTGTTGATAATCAAATACTCTCTTGTGAAGCTCATATACTTGATTTTAATGAAAATTTGTATGGTAAAAATATTATAATCTTTTTAATAAATAAGTTTAGGAATGAAATAAAATTTGATAGTAAAGAAAACTTCAAAAAACAACTAGAAGAAGATATAAAATATGTAAGGTCAGTATTTACAAGTTATTTTAAAAAAAATTTAACTATTTTCCAAAAATTTACGCATAATTGTTTTGACATGTAA
- the truB gene encoding tRNA pseudouridine(55) synthase TruB: MSLTGVLSIIKPPSIRSTHCVQEIRKLLGGNIKVGHGGTLDSSASGVLVLLLGQATRLSNFVMDMPKCYEVTIQFGSETSTDDATGEVIARERWNHINDDLIDSALCGFLGSRLQTPPNISAVRVDGQRAHKLARAGAEVTLHSRQVFILRIKRINKLNKDGAVSLTVFCNRGTYIRSLVRDLGRVLASRAHVSSLKRLNVGMFNLKESFNFAQLKELDSVQDLRRKVIPLSSFFSSHASYSANEEEFQNLSNGLPIHISQVKRIQLPISSADGLKYTTVHYKNSISICRVEKIKNSFIFSPSINILDKEGL, translated from the coding sequence ATGTCTTTAACTGGCGTTCTCTCTATAATTAAACCCCCTTCAATTAGAAGTACACATTGCGTCCAAGAGATAAGAAAGTTATTGGGCGGAAACATCAAAGTTGGTCACGGAGGCACACTTGATAGCTCCGCTTCAGGTGTTTTGGTTCTTTTACTGGGACAGGCTACCAGGCTGAGTAATTTTGTTATGGATATGCCCAAATGTTATGAAGTAACAATCCAATTCGGGAGCGAAACATCTACTGATGATGCAACGGGAGAAGTAATAGCAAGGGAAAGATGGAATCATATTAATGATGATTTAATAGACTCAGCTCTTTGTGGGTTTTTAGGATCAAGACTTCAAACTCCTCCCAATATATCTGCAGTGCGTGTTGATGGCCAAAGAGCTCATAAACTTGCACGAGCAGGGGCTGAAGTAACCCTCCATTCAAGACAAGTCTTTATTTTAAGAATAAAACGAATTAATAAATTAAATAAAGATGGTGCTGTTTCACTTACAGTCTTCTGTAATCGAGGCACATATATTAGAAGCTTAGTACGTGATTTGGGCAGAGTATTAGCTTCTCGAGCACATGTTTCTTCCTTAAAACGCCTTAATGTAGGAATGTTTAACCTTAAAGAGAGTTTCAATTTTGCTCAATTAAAAGAATTGGATTCTGTGCAAGACCTTAGAAGGAAAGTTATACCGTTAAGCTCTTTTTTCTCTTCCCATGCTTCATATAGTGCTAATGAAGAAGAATTTCAAAATCTGTCTAATGGTCTTCCTATTCATATTTCTCAGGTTAAGCGAATACAACTTCCTATATCATCTGCAGATGGATTAAAATACACCACAGTACACTATAAAAATAGTATATCTATATGCAGGGTAGAGAAGATAAAAAACTCTTTTATCTTCTCTCCTTCCATAAATATATTAGATAAAGAGGGGCTATAA